The Sulfurospirillum halorespirans DSM 13726 genome has a window encoding:
- the rarD gene encoding EamA family transporter RarD has translation MNNLSREAQGYIYALMAFGFWGLIPIYFKLIASVSPAEILAHRIIWSVVLLFGMILFSRQFGAFTLLIRDLHKIKYLVLTALLVSINWLVFIWAVSHNMIAESSLGYYINPLVNFALGIIFFKDRPSFWQKVAIGLAFGAIVYQVVTLGSIPVISLALAFSFGFYGMIRKQINLPAMNGLYIETLILLPLALLYFSYLVATDQNAFVFPPNGVSWLLLLAGIITVLPLLWFNAAATRISLIHIGFFQYISPTVSFLLAIFVYDEVLLPEKLTTFVLIWIALAIFSIDGYMKKRASKEG, from the coding sequence ATGAATAATCTCTCTCGTGAAGCACAAGGCTACATCTACGCACTGATGGCATTTGGTTTTTGGGGCTTAATCCCGATCTATTTTAAACTGATCGCTTCGGTCTCACCTGCGGAGATCTTGGCGCATCGTATTATCTGGTCGGTGGTGTTGCTCTTTGGCATGATCCTTTTTAGCCGTCAATTTGGTGCATTTACCCTCCTCATTCGAGACCTCCACAAGATCAAATACCTCGTCCTCACAGCCCTGCTTGTCTCCATCAATTGGCTCGTTTTCATCTGGGCGGTAAGCCATAACATGATCGCAGAATCCAGCCTTGGCTACTACATTAACCCACTGGTCAATTTTGCACTGGGCATCATTTTTTTCAAAGATCGTCCCTCCTTTTGGCAAAAAGTTGCCATTGGGTTAGCCTTTGGCGCTATTGTCTATCAAGTCGTTACGCTCGGCTCCATCCCTGTTATTTCACTCGCCTTAGCCTTTAGTTTTGGCTTTTACGGGATGATTCGCAAACAGATCAACTTGCCTGCCATGAATGGGCTTTACATCGAAACGCTCATTTTATTGCCTTTGGCACTGCTCTATTTTAGCTACCTTGTTGCGACAGACCAAAACGCGTTTGTCTTTCCACCCAATGGCGTTTCATGGCTTTTACTGCTCGCTGGCATCATCACCGTACTTCCATTGTTGTGGTTTAATGCCGCTGCTACACGCATTTCACTGATCCACATCGGCTTTTTTCAGTACATTAGCCCGACCGTTTCCTTTTTGTTAGCTATTTTTGTTTATGATGAAGTTTTACTTCCTGAAAAACTGACGACGTTTGTGCTGATTTGGATTGCGTTAGCCATTTTTAGCATCGATGGGTATATGAAAAAAAGAGCTTCCAAAGAGGGTTAA
- a CDS encoding ABC transporter ATP-binding protein, with protein MIQLHDVCKSFMQGDESVFALTQISLHVKRGECVVLKGNSGSGKSTLLSLIAGLAQPNSGEVSVDGREISKLPEQFSAKLRRQKIGFIFQKFHLIPHLTALENVITPLIPENLALSLLDEKAKTSMEQCGIAHKAQMRVNRLSGGEQQRVAIARALVNNPLLILADEPTANLDENLSRELIAQFERLKRQGITQLIATHDPLFFELGFVDRIIEIKNGELV; from the coding sequence ATGATACAGCTCCATGATGTGTGTAAAAGCTTTATGCAAGGCGATGAGAGCGTATTTGCCCTCACTCAAATCTCTTTACATGTAAAGCGTGGCGAGTGTGTGGTGCTCAAAGGAAATAGCGGCAGTGGAAAGAGTACGCTGCTTTCTTTAATCGCAGGACTTGCGCAACCCAACAGTGGCGAAGTGAGCGTGGATGGCAGGGAAATTTCAAAATTGCCTGAACAGTTTAGCGCCAAACTGCGTCGCCAAAAGATCGGGTTTATCTTTCAGAAATTTCATTTGATTCCCCATCTGACTGCTTTGGAAAATGTGATAACGCCCCTGATTCCTGAAAACCTTGCGCTCTCTCTTTTGGATGAAAAAGCCAAAACATCGATGGAACAGTGTGGCATAGCGCATAAAGCGCAGATGCGCGTAAACCGCCTCTCAGGAGGCGAGCAGCAACGCGTCGCCATTGCGCGTGCTTTGGTTAATAACCCTCTGCTTATTTTAGCCGATGAGCCGACCGCCAATCTCGATGAAAATCTCTCGCGTGAGCTGATAGCGCAGTTTGAAAGACTTAAACGCCAAGGCATTACGCAACTCATCGCAACGCACGATCCGCTCTTTTTTGAGCTTGGGTTTGTCGATCGTATCATCGAGATCAAAAACGGTGAACTGGTATGA
- a CDS encoding sensor histidine kinase has translation MKTPFKSLRFRLLAALFVILSALFYSFGYLVIYTLETSYQKSIEATLFTVLKDIKHDFEEDPNKEITLNEVKEEFAIPLLYAQVVAYDSMSNAPQILSRSSDLKELRLKIEPALIQEILEQPREIAFSLAFEPNLSPHKIYIGTMFLAQNEYQMLFLQCAIPYDNLTPQIQEMITTLSIGLCALLLIVLGLAYMLISKSLSNVQHVTNAAKAMRGEMAHSIIPKSHTAYEIDDLIETFNTLLSELQHAYAQVKQFGQNASHELKTPLTIIKGEVEVGLRKERTIHEYEQILEKVAKEVGVLHEVIEKILFLSSNTKNDLKKHFHEVYLDEVLLEAIEEKRPLCEPKGIHLIVETLQAQNLRGNATLLKIAIANLIDNAIKYSPQNATIHISLNAHELSVRDEGMGIKQEAIEHVFEQFYRTQESKEIASGSGLGLAIVKNIIDLHDLSITLESEEQKGTHVKILF, from the coding sequence ATGAAAACGCCCTTTAAAAGCCTTAGATTCCGTCTTTTGGCGGCACTTTTTGTTATCTTGTCTGCTCTGTTTTACAGCTTTGGCTATTTGGTCATTTATACCCTTGAAACGTCGTATCAAAAAAGCATTGAAGCGACGTTATTTACCGTTTTAAAAGACATTAAACACGATTTTGAGGAAGATCCAAACAAAGAGATAACGCTAAATGAAGTCAAAGAGGAGTTTGCCATTCCGCTCTTGTATGCGCAAGTGGTCGCGTATGACAGCATGTCAAATGCCCCACAGATCCTGTCGCGCTCAAGCGATCTTAAAGAGCTGAGGCTGAAAATCGAGCCTGCTCTCATTCAAGAGATCTTGGAACAACCCAGAGAAATCGCCTTTTCACTCGCTTTTGAGCCGAATCTGAGCCCTCATAAAATCTATATCGGAACCATGTTTTTAGCGCAAAATGAGTACCAAATGCTCTTTTTACAATGTGCTATTCCCTACGATAATCTCACACCACAGATTCAAGAGATGATCACAACGCTGAGTATCGGGCTTTGCGCTTTGCTCTTAATTGTTCTTGGTTTAGCCTACATGCTCATCTCCAAATCGCTCTCCAACGTTCAGCATGTTACCAATGCCGCTAAAGCGATGCGAGGAGAGATGGCGCATTCCATCATTCCTAAATCGCACACCGCTTATGAGATAGACGATCTCATCGAAACCTTTAACACACTTCTTAGCGAACTCCAACACGCCTACGCACAAGTCAAACAGTTTGGGCAAAATGCTTCGCATGAGCTCAAAACGCCCCTCACCATCATCAAAGGCGAAGTCGAAGTCGGGCTTCGTAAAGAGCGAACCATCCACGAGTATGAGCAAATTTTAGAAAAAGTGGCAAAAGAGGTTGGGGTTTTGCATGAAGTCATCGAAAAGATTCTTTTTTTATCGAGCAACACCAAAAATGATCTTAAAAAACATTTTCATGAGGTCTATCTGGATGAAGTTTTACTCGAAGCCATCGAAGAAAAACGCCCTTTGTGTGAACCCAAAGGCATTCACCTCATCGTCGAAACCCTGCAAGCACAAAATCTCAGAGGCAATGCAACCCTTTTAAAAATCGCCATTGCCAACCTCATCGACAATGCCATCAAATATTCACCCCAAAATGCCACGATTCACATCAGCCTTAACGCGCACGAGCTGAGCGTTAGGGACGAGGGGATGGGCATTAAGCAAGAGGCTATAGAGCATGTTTTTGAGCAGTTTTACCGCACTCAAGAGAGCAAAGAGATCGCCTCTGGGAGTGGATTGGGGCTTGCAATCGTTAAAAATATTATCGATCTGCATGATCTTTCCATCACCCTTGAAAGCGAAGAGCAAAAAGGAACACATGTAAAAATCCTTTTCTAA
- a CDS encoding diguanylate cyclase — translation MSLKVKLFIFMTALFILFSLTVWSYSKHVLEQINEKWAERFVKKQILFDKNRTLLPLLHELEIIKEMVKEPTLLAMARNDKDPLLRKNGIALLEAYRSKFQSQSYFAAFTKSENYYFNDAKNSYNGKQFQYKLSSSQKNDAWFYDVLSDNQAYRINVDTDEFLGTTYIWINYDLKENGELLGIVGTGLDFTRFVRESVGIEQEGVRNFFINRHLDVQLERDTHLKYDENLKTNAGGHKKITEFFTRVEDKDAIRDAIMYLRAHPDAIRTFWVEYEGSKKLLGMSFLPEVEWFNLTLIDEEELQIAKDFSIFPMLCLLFLVILILVAGALHFLIIKPLEKLKSSMQRVEKGNYEVDLSPLGSAEIEALSQEFIKMIAYIRANNVALEEKIQERTKGFMQSEAKLNTILDSVDAFIYIKDVQYRYAYANKRACEHLEVKLEEIIGQSDELFFDAKTIQMIRKIDEEVIHFGHKVTSEDTFVLKDHSMAITCISTKIPLYNEEGIIYGLCGISTDITERKKSEELIKELAYHDSLTHLPNRRMFHETFATMIAHAKRMQKHGALLVLDLDNFKPLNDTHGHNAGDLLLIEVAKRLRACVREVDLVARFGGDEFLVALRDLDEEESAAKAEALKIAGKIRLHVNAPYVLVLDLEDDSRIITHECSASIGISLFSQHSHSKERVFSEADKAMYLAKQKGRNRIEFYEELG, via the coding sequence ATGAGTCTCAAAGTAAAACTTTTTATCTTTATGACCGCTTTGTTCATCCTCTTTTCGCTTACGGTTTGGTCCTATTCTAAGCATGTGCTAGAACAGATCAATGAAAAATGGGCTGAACGGTTTGTCAAGAAGCAGATTCTTTTTGATAAAAATCGCACGCTTTTGCCCCTTTTGCACGAGCTTGAGATTATCAAAGAGATGGTCAAAGAACCCACACTGCTTGCCATGGCGCGCAATGATAAAGACCCCCTTTTACGCAAAAATGGCATTGCACTGTTAGAGGCGTATCGTTCAAAGTTTCAGAGCCAAAGCTATTTTGCGGCGTTTACAAAAAGTGAAAATTACTACTTCAATGATGCCAAAAACAGTTATAACGGAAAACAGTTTCAGTACAAACTCTCCTCAAGTCAAAAAAATGACGCATGGTTTTACGATGTTTTGAGCGACAATCAAGCGTATCGCATCAATGTCGATACCGATGAATTTTTGGGTACGACGTACATTTGGATCAACTATGATTTAAAAGAAAACGGTGAACTCTTAGGCATTGTTGGAACAGGACTGGATTTTACCCGCTTTGTGAGAGAGTCCGTGGGCATTGAGCAAGAGGGTGTGCGAAACTTTTTTATCAACCGCCACTTAGATGTTCAATTAGAGCGAGATACCCATCTGAAATACGATGAAAACCTCAAAACAAACGCTGGTGGGCATAAAAAAATTACGGAGTTTTTTACACGGGTTGAAGATAAAGATGCCATTCGTGATGCAATAATGTATCTAAGGGCGCATCCAGATGCCATTCGTACCTTTTGGGTTGAGTATGAGGGGTCTAAAAAACTCTTAGGCATGAGTTTTCTTCCCGAGGTTGAATGGTTCAATTTGACGCTCATTGATGAAGAAGAGCTGCAAATCGCCAAAGATTTTTCGATCTTCCCGATGCTTTGTCTGCTCTTTTTGGTGATTCTAATTTTGGTTGCAGGAGCGCTACATTTTTTAATCATCAAACCTCTTGAAAAGCTAAAATCCTCCATGCAACGGGTGGAAAAAGGGAACTATGAGGTGGATCTCTCCCCTTTAGGAAGTGCAGAAATTGAAGCACTTTCCCAAGAGTTTATCAAGATGATCGCCTATATACGTGCCAATAATGTTGCCCTTGAAGAAAAAATCCAAGAACGTACCAAAGGGTTTATGCAAAGCGAAGCGAAGCTCAATACGATTTTAGACAGCGTTGATGCGTTTATCTACATTAAAGATGTTCAGTACCGTTATGCGTATGCCAACAAAAGAGCTTGCGAACATTTGGAAGTGAAACTAGAGGAGATCATAGGACAAAGTGATGAGCTCTTTTTTGATGCCAAAACGATTCAGATGATTCGCAAAATAGATGAAGAGGTGATTCATTTTGGGCATAAAGTGACCTCGGAAGATACTTTTGTGCTTAAAGATCATTCCATGGCGATTACGTGTATCTCGACGAAAATACCTCTTTACAATGAAGAGGGAATTATTTACGGTTTGTGTGGCATTTCGACGGATATTACCGAGCGCAAAAAGAGTGAAGAGCTGATCAAAGAGCTTGCGTATCATGACTCCTTGACGCATCTGCCCAATCGCAGGATGTTTCATGAAACCTTTGCTACGATGATAGCCCATGCCAAACGCATGCAAAAACACGGGGCACTGTTGGTGCTCGACCTTGATAATTTCAAACCTCTCAACGATACGCACGGTCACAATGCAGGCGATCTTTTGTTGATCGAAGTGGCAAAAAGGCTTCGCGCTTGTGTGCGTGAGGTAGACTTGGTGGCACGTTTTGGTGGCGATGAGTTTTTGGTTGCCCTACGGGATTTAGATGAAGAAGAGAGTGCCGCCAAAGCAGAAGCACTGAAAATTGCAGGTAAAATTCGTTTACATGTAAACGCTCCATACGTGCTCGTGCTTGATCTTGAAGACGATTCACGCATCATTACACATGAGTGCAGTGCAAGCATTGGTATTTCGCTTTTTAGCCAGCATTCACACAGCAAAGAGCGTGTCTTTAGCGAAGCCGATAAGGCGATGTACCTTGCCAAACAAAAAGGGCGCAACCGCATCGAATTTTATGAGGAGTTAGGATGA
- a CDS encoding response regulator transcription factor, whose translation MKILVVEDDAKIASFLKKGLEEEYFCVDQCDNGEDAIYLAQMGAYDVIILDIMLRGAQGDQVCQKIREKKLTTPIIMLSAKSTISDKVSLLNFGADDYLTKPFSFEELLARIHVQLRKHNAKESVLKVADLELNLLSKTVMRSSEHIVLTAKEYALLEYLMRHKGSIIEERALEEQLFSSDQSINSNIISVYMYRLRTKIDKNFELKLIKTHRNLGYSIHENAL comes from the coding sequence ATGAAAATTTTAGTCGTTGAAGATGATGCCAAAATCGCCTCGTTCCTTAAAAAAGGACTCGAAGAGGAGTATTTTTGTGTCGATCAGTGTGACAACGGTGAAGACGCGATCTACTTAGCGCAAATGGGTGCTTACGATGTGATCATTTTAGATATTATGCTGCGAGGTGCGCAAGGCGATCAGGTTTGCCAAAAGATTCGCGAAAAGAAACTTACAACGCCTATCATTATGCTCAGTGCCAAAAGTACGATCAGCGATAAAGTGAGTCTGCTCAATTTTGGAGCCGATGACTACTTGACCAAACCGTTTAGTTTTGAAGAACTTTTGGCGCGCATTCATGTGCAACTACGCAAACATAACGCCAAAGAATCTGTGCTCAAAGTGGCAGATTTGGAGCTCAATCTTTTGAGTAAAACGGTGATGCGTTCAAGTGAGCACATTGTTTTAACCGCCAAAGAGTATGCCCTTTTGGAGTATCTGATGCGCCATAAAGGCTCCATCATCGAAGAGCGCGCTTTAGAAGAGCAACTCTTTAGCAGTGACCAATCCATCAACAGCAATATCATTTCTGTTTACATGTACCGCTTACGCACAAAAATCGATAAAAATTTTGAGCTAAAGCTCATTAAAACCCACCGTAATTTAGGATACTCGATCCATGAAAACGCCCTTTAA
- a CDS encoding LysE family transporter, with translation MQLDIWLTMLVASILISVSPGAGAVVSMNYGLKYGLKRSYAAIMGLQMGLFVQTFVVVIGLGSLIMSSLLLFNIIKWIGVVYLIFLGVMKFIEKPQLPSDAANIKAFSASKAFVQATLINLTNIKATVFLVAFIPQFLNPNEPLLGQFVIICSTLICVDIIVMTGYSSLASRLKNVIKSIRAIQIQNRLTGAFLLVAAFFISTAKRA, from the coding sequence ATGCAACTTGATATTTGGCTTACGATGCTGGTCGCATCCATTCTCATCAGTGTTTCACCAGGAGCAGGTGCGGTGGTTTCTATGAATTATGGACTCAAATACGGGCTCAAACGCTCTTATGCCGCCATTATGGGGCTTCAAATGGGGCTTTTTGTGCAAACCTTTGTGGTCGTTATTGGACTTGGCTCACTCATTATGAGTTCGCTTCTGCTGTTTAACATCATCAAGTGGATTGGTGTGGTTTATTTGATCTTTTTAGGCGTGATGAAGTTCATCGAAAAACCTCAATTGCCAAGTGATGCCGCCAATATTAAAGCGTTCTCAGCGTCCAAAGCATTTGTTCAAGCCACGCTCATTAACCTCACCAACATCAAAGCAACGGTCTTCTTGGTGGCGTTTATTCCCCAATTTCTCAACCCAAATGAGCCGCTTTTAGGGCAATTTGTCATCATCTGTTCGACGCTCATTTGCGTGGACATCATCGTAATGACAGGCTACAGCTCCCTTGCTTCACGCCTGAAAAACGTCATCAAATCCATTCGCGCAATTCAGATTCAAAACCGTCTGACTGGTGCTTTTTTACTCGTAGCAGCCTTTTTTATCTCAACCGCAAAAAGGGCTTAA
- a CDS encoding phosphoethanolamine transferase, producing MTALGIALLCNITFFSKLFHYALSEHNYFLALSAPFILMLMLIALLNLLLLFASKKLFRLSLVVLIFAGILGSYFIDSFGAIIDANMYTNIFQTDSGEILDLLTPKLLLYVGAATLISLWILFKAPIRFESFTQEFAQKALVLIVSLLMVLGVYMNFGKSYSSFFRNHNELKMYINPAFPMLSFTKFVYKKIKPKPVFTAIAMDATRPIHEKKKLVVFILGETARARNFALFGYDRPTNPLLSKRDDIVFLDNFASCGTATAISVPCMFSKFGRTNWSEEKESYENIVDVLAKTGVRVIWRDNNSGGDKKVAKRMSDVVNYGGKGFDDVLLRDFQANIDKQYKDTFVVLHQEGSHGPTYFKRYPDAFKTFTPTCDTQDLEKCTQEMIVNTYNNTIAYTDYIINETITQLKANEDKYDTTLIYISDHGESLGENGVYLHGLPYMIAPEDQKHVPALFYFSDKAKREALHVKANERFSQDNLFHTLLTLFEVKTSEYKPNLDLLR from the coding sequence ATGACCGCCCTAGGGATTGCTCTGTTATGCAACATCACTTTTTTTTCAAAACTGTTTCACTATGCTCTCAGTGAGCACAACTATTTTCTAGCGTTGAGCGCACCTTTTATTCTGATGCTGATGCTCATTGCTCTCTTAAACCTTCTCTTGCTTTTTGCCTCTAAAAAGCTTTTTCGCTTGAGTCTTGTTGTGCTGATTTTTGCGGGTATTTTAGGCAGTTATTTTATTGATTCTTTTGGAGCTATCATCGATGCCAATATGTACACCAATATTTTTCAAACCGATAGCGGTGAAATACTCGATCTTTTAACGCCTAAACTTTTGCTCTACGTTGGGGCTGCCACACTTATCTCACTTTGGATACTTTTTAAAGCGCCTATACGGTTTGAAAGTTTCACCCAAGAGTTTGCTCAAAAAGCACTGGTACTGATTGTCTCTCTCCTGATGGTTTTGGGTGTTTATATGAATTTTGGCAAATCCTACAGCTCCTTTTTTAGAAACCATAATGAGCTTAAAATGTACATAAACCCAGCTTTTCCTATGCTCTCTTTTACAAAATTCGTTTATAAAAAAATCAAGCCAAAGCCTGTTTTTACCGCTATTGCAATGGATGCAACGCGTCCCATCCATGAAAAGAAAAAACTGGTTGTATTTATCTTAGGTGAAACAGCACGTGCGCGTAATTTTGCGCTCTTTGGGTATGATCGCCCAACCAATCCTCTGCTTTCCAAACGGGATGACATCGTCTTTTTAGACAATTTTGCCTCCTGTGGAACGGCAACGGCGATCTCGGTGCCGTGCATGTTCTCTAAATTTGGTAGAACCAATTGGAGTGAAGAGAAAGAGTCGTATGAAAATATCGTGGACGTGCTTGCCAAAACAGGCGTGCGCGTCATCTGGAGAGACAACAATTCAGGTGGCGACAAAAAAGTTGCCAAACGCATGAGCGATGTCGTGAACTACGGGGGAAAAGGGTTTGATGATGTCCTGCTTCGTGACTTTCAAGCCAACATCGATAAGCAGTATAAAGACACGTTTGTGGTCTTGCACCAAGAAGGAAGCCACGGACCGACCTACTTTAAGCGCTATCCTGACGCGTTTAAAACATTCACTCCAACCTGTGATACGCAAGATTTGGAAAAATGTACGCAAGAGATGATCGTCAATACCTACAATAACACAATTGCGTACACCGATTACATCATCAACGAGACGATTACGCAGCTCAAAGCCAATGAAGACAAATACGACACCACGCTCATTTATATCTCCGACCACGGCGAGTCTTTGGGTGAAAATGGTGTCTACTTACACGGACTTCCCTACATGATCGCTCCCGAAGATCAAAAGCACGTGCCAGCACTCTTTTACTTCAGCGACAAAGCTAAGCGTGAAGCCTTACATGTAAAAGCCAATGAGCGCTTTTCGCAGGACAATCTTTTCCACACGCTCTTAACGCTTTTTGAGGTTAAAACCAGCGAATACAAGCCAAACCTAGACCTCTTGCGCTAG
- a CDS encoding ABC transporter permease yields MIFNMNFLLLDYAIRSLMRRFSKNFFIFLILSLLIFLLASVLMIADAIKLELNSTLKTLPQITLQRFIAGKQSDVPIARAEALLDIEGISAVTPRVWGYYYFKPAGVNFSVVGIDAYEEQYSSTLTLLTQHFDMKLLANKESMIVGEGVKKILAENYYTDFFNFITPDGQWKRVPIAGVFHSDLALESNDLIILPKKLAYAIFGMEESKATDIVVKVANVKEIATIVQKITARYPDMRAITQDDIRVSYQNIFDYKSGFFLSLFSVCAFAFFIIIYDKTSGLSSEEKREIGILKAIGWSSDDIVKEKFYESFILSLGAFLLSISCALFYVYALQAPLLRNLFMGYSELKPTFLLPFSFNLSMVVLLFLLSVPIYIAATLIPSWRASSLDADEVMR; encoded by the coding sequence GTGATTTTTAATATGAATTTTTTACTGCTGGATTATGCGATTCGCTCTTTGATGCGACGCTTTAGCAAGAATTTTTTTATCTTTTTGATTTTAAGCCTGCTGATTTTTCTGCTCGCTTCGGTTTTGATGATCGCCGATGCGATCAAGTTGGAGCTAAATTCGACGCTGAAAACCTTGCCGCAGATCACCTTGCAGCGTTTTATCGCTGGCAAACAGAGTGATGTTCCGATTGCGCGCGCCGAGGCACTTTTAGACATTGAAGGCATCAGTGCAGTGACACCACGTGTGTGGGGTTACTACTATTTTAAACCCGCAGGTGTGAACTTTTCGGTCGTGGGCATCGATGCGTATGAGGAGCAGTACTCGTCAACGCTTACGCTTTTGACCCAACATTTCGATATGAAACTGCTCGCCAATAAAGAGAGCATGATCGTAGGCGAAGGGGTGAAAAAAATCTTAGCAGAGAACTACTACACCGACTTTTTTAACTTTATTACGCCCGATGGTCAGTGGAAAAGAGTGCCGATTGCTGGGGTTTTTCATTCCGATCTTGCTTTGGAGTCAAACGATCTGATCATCCTTCCTAAAAAACTTGCCTACGCCATTTTTGGTATGGAGGAGAGCAAAGCGACTGACATTGTGGTCAAAGTGGCAAATGTCAAAGAGATTGCGACCATTGTGCAGAAAATCACCGCGCGCTATCCTGATATGCGCGCCATCACGCAAGATGACATCAGGGTGAGTTACCAAAATATTTTTGATTATAAAAGTGGCTTTTTTCTCTCCCTTTTTAGCGTCTGTGCGTTTGCCTTTTTCATCATCATTTACGATAAAACCAGCGGGCTAAGCTCCGAAGAGAAGCGGGAAATCGGCATTTTAAAGGCGATTGGTTGGAGCAGTGATGACATTGTGAAAGAGAAGTTTTATGAGAGTTTTATCCTCTCGTTGGGCGCTTTTTTACTGAGTATCTCGTGCGCTCTTTTTTACGTGTATGCACTGCAAGCACCGCTCTTGCGAAACCTTTTCATGGGCTATTCGGAGCTCAAACCCACCTTTTTGCTTCCCTTTAGTTTCAATCTTTCCATGGTGGTACTGCTTTTTTTACTCAGTGTGCCCATTTACATCGCCGCAACCTTGATTCCCTCATGGCGCGCTTCAAGTTTAGATGCGGACGAGGTGATGCGATGA
- a CDS encoding DNA-deoxyinosine glycosylase, whose amino-acid sequence MHHTFEPVYNIHSNVLILGTFPSVKSREQHFFYGNPQNRFWKVISAITEAPLPITIEEKKAMLLDHGIAIWDVIQSCDITGSSDSSITNVVPMDFSKILRHASIKQIYANGATAEKLYQKHCEATTGRNIIKLPSTSPANAACSLEKLIEAWSVICR is encoded by the coding sequence ATGCACCATACGTTTGAACCTGTTTATAATATCCACTCAAACGTGCTGATTTTAGGCACGTTTCCCTCCGTTAAATCGCGTGAACAACACTTCTTTTACGGCAACCCACAGAACCGTTTTTGGAAGGTCATTTCCGCCATTACTGAAGCACCGCTTCCCATCACCATCGAAGAGAAAAAAGCGATGCTCTTAGATCATGGCATTGCCATTTGGGATGTCATTCAAAGCTGCGATATTACAGGCTCCAGCGATAGCAGCATCACAAATGTGGTACCGATGGATTTTTCAAAGATTCTAAGGCACGCTTCCATCAAACAGATCTACGCCAACGGCGCAACAGCTGAAAAACTCTACCAAAAGCACTGCGAAGCAACGACAGGAAGGAACATCATCAAACTCCCTTCCACTAGCCCTGCTAATGCCGCATGTTCTTTGGAAAAACTGATCGAAGCGTGGAGCGTTATCTGCCGATAA
- a CDS encoding arsenate reductase family protein: MIKVYGITTCGSVKKAISFFKAKVVPYSFIDLKTTAISEAKLEEWLSKKPLSVVFNTKGTKFKTLNLTKEISDEEKKSWLLREQLLFKRPIVECEDGALLVGFDEEVYAKTFA; encoded by the coding sequence ATGATTAAAGTTTACGGCATTACCACCTGTGGCAGTGTGAAAAAAGCCATTTCATTTTTTAAAGCGAAGGTGGTTCCTTACAGTTTTATCGATCTTAAAACCACCGCAATCAGCGAAGCAAAACTGGAAGAGTGGCTATCCAAAAAACCTCTTTCTGTTGTTTTCAATACCAAAGGCACAAAGTTTAAAACCTTGAATCTAACCAAAGAGATCAGCGATGAAGAGAAGAAAAGCTGGCTTTTACGAGAACAACTCCTCTTCAAACGCCCCATCGTCGAGTGTGAAGACGGGGCGCTTTTGGTTGGATTTGATGAAGAGGTTTACGCCAAGACGTTCGCTTAA